The following nucleotide sequence is from candidate division WOR-3 bacterium.
CGCATGGCAAATTGGAATACCTTGATTTTAACCCTTATCTTCTGTCTCCCAATCTTCTTTATCCTCCAGAAACTTTTTTATAAGGTATGGATCCGGAGTTAAAAAAATATCGTTTTTTACAGATTGCAATTCTGCTCAGTTTTGTGCTTATTCTGTTCTTCAGTTTTAAACTCCAGATATTTGAAGGGAAATATTACCATCGGTTATCCGAGGAAAATAGGATAAAGAAAAAGTATATCATCGCCCCCCGGGGAAACATCTATGACCGCTATGGCCGTGTGCTCGCCAATACACGTCCGGCGTTTTATGTTTCAATCATTCCGGCATTAGCCGAACAAAAAACCATTACAAAGATTGCCCAGATATTCGGTATAGATACCACTGAAATCAAAAAAAAATTCAAAATTGAAAAAAATCCCTATGTTGCAATAAAGATCGTCCGGGATATCTCTTTTAAACAGGTTTCAATGATTGAAGAACATCGTTCGGAATTAGCCGGAATAGAAGTAGGTGTAGAACCTGTGCGCAACTATCCCTATGCCGATTTATTCTGCCATGTTTTAGGTTATGTGAGTGAAATAACCGATGTCGAACTGAAACTGATGAAAGAATACAAGATTGGCGATTATATCGGTCGGACCGGTATTGAAGAACAATATGAAAAAGAGTTAAGCGGCAAAGACGGGATAGATTATGTGGAGGTAGATGTTCTGGGCAGGGAGGTGGGTAAAGTCGCTGAATATCGGCCGGTGCCACCAGTGCCGGGCGACGACCTTTACACCACTTTGGATTTAGAATTGTGTGATTCCACCGCCCAGCTCCTCAAACCTTATCCCCGCGCAGCAGTCGTTGCCCTCAATCCCCAGAACGGTGAAGTATATGTATTATATTCGAAACCGGGCTACGACCCTAACCGTTTCGTCCGGGGACTCAAGGCTGCTGAATGGAATGCATTGATCAATTCTCAAGATGCTCCGATGTTCAATCGCGCGACAATGAGCTGTTATCCAATCGGCTCCACGATCAAACCATTCCTGGCACTCGTAGCACTGGACAAAGGATTGATCGAACCGAAAAAAAGATTTGAACCCTGCACCGGGGGTCTTAGATTGGGCAACCGTATCTTTGGCTGTTGGAAAATTCACGGAAGTTTAAACCTTGTTGAGGCAATAACCCATTCCTGTGATGTTTATTTTTATCAATTGGGCAAATTTTTAGGCATAGATAATATCGCCGAAATCCTCTATGAATTGGGATTTGGTCAGCCAACGGGGATTGATCTTCCCCAGGAAAAAGGTGGATTAATCCCGGACCGGAATTATTTAAACAAAAAGTATGGACGATCTTGGACCGAGGGGCATATCTATAATCTTAGCATTGGACAGGGCGATATCCTTGCTACTCCGCTCCAGCTCGCCCGTGCTTACACCCTCTTCGCTAATCAGGAAAATGTCTTGGTCGTACCCCATCTCAAACTCCATCAACCCCCAACAATCAAAAAAATAAACAAAAATATAGAGGCACTCCAAACGGTACGGGAGGCACTACACCGCGTAGTTTTAGTAGGTACAGGCACCCTTGCCCGGGTTTACGGTTATGAAGTAAGCGGCAAGACCGGAACTGCGGAAAATCCCCATGGTGAAGACCATGCCCTCTTTGTAGGCTATGCTCCAACAGAAAAACCCCGCATCCTGGTCTGTGCATTGGTGGAAAATGCTGGACACGGCGGTGCTGTTGCAGCACCTTTGGTAGGTAGAATCATCAAAATCTTTTCCGAAATTGAAAAGCGGTATAGCCATGAAACAGAATGACTTCCGTATACTCTTTTTCTCTGCCCTGATCTCCTTAATCGGACTGGCGATGATTTTTTCCACAGGCGGCAGCAACTATCTTTTGAAACAGACGATCTGGCTGGTTTTGGGGATATTCTTCTCACTACTTGTAAGCAAATTCTCCGTCCGTTTCTGGTCTGCCTTTTCATTCTTGTTTTACCTCCTCTGTTTGCTGGCGACGGGTTTAGTCCTTTTTTATGCCTCAGGCTATCCTCGGCGCTGGTTCAACATCGGATTTTTCTCTCTCCAACCATCCGAATTCACCAAAATCGGCACCATTCTATTTCTTGCCAGTTATCTCAGTGAAAGAAAAAAACTGGAAAAATTTGCCGATTTTTTCATTCCACTTTTGATCATTGCCTTGCCCTCTTCGCTAATATTTATGGAACCCGACCTTGGGGCAGCACAGATTTTCTTTCCGATCATGTGTGTGATGCTCTTTTGGGCGGGTATGCCCTTTGAGAAGATTTTGATCTTCTTCTCACCTTTGATCTCTGCTTTCACCAGTTTCTCCATTTACATATGGTTAGGTTTTATGGTAATATTCGGAATCTTTGTCTACTCGCGGAAAAAATTAACCGAGATTTTGTATCATATTATCATCAATCCTATCACCGGGCTCATCACGCCCTTGATATGGCATTCACTGAAGTCTTACCAACAAAAAAGAATCATTGCCTTCCTCTCTCCCTGGATTGACCCCAAAGGTATCTCCTGGCAATCCATCCAATCCAAGATTGCAATTGGTTCCGGGCAGGTGCTGGGCAAAGGATTCCTTTCCGGCACTCAAAAAAAATTAGAATTTCTTCCGGAAAGACACACCGACTTCATATTTTCCTGCATCGGCGAGGAATTCGGATTGCTCGGGGTGCTCATTGTGACATTCATGTATATCCTTCTTTTCTACCGGCTATTGCGCATTGCCCATGAGACAAAGCATAAATTTTCCAGCCTGGTGGTCATCGGCATCCTTACCTGGTTCTGGTATCAAACATTCATCAACATCGGCATGACCTTGGGTATCCTACCCATCACCGGCGTCCCCTTACCTTTTATCAGCTATGGTGGTTCTTCACTCCTGGCATGTTTCCTCGCCATCGGAATAGTCCTCTCCATCCAGAGGGGGAAATATTGAACGAGAAAAAAGCCTGGCGTTTTTTAGATACCGGTGCCCTTTCCGCTGCCGAGAATATGGCAATAGATGCGATGCTCCTTGAACTCTGCGCCCAAGATAAAATCCCCAATACCATCCGCGTGCTTCAGTTTTACCCACCAGCGGTGCTCGTCGGTTTTCATCAATCGATTGAACAGGAGGTCCGGATGGATTACTGTCGCCAGATGGGGATTGAAATCAACCGGCGCATTACCGGCGGTGGAACGGTATTTTTTGATCGAACACAACTCGGATGGGAGGTCATTGCCCGGAAAGAATTCTTCAATCACCATCCACCCAACACCGATTTATTCAAAAAATTATCCCAGCCCATAATCCAGTTACTCCAATCTTTGGGCATCAATGCCCGTTTCCGGGGACGCAATGATATTGAAGTAAACGGTCGGAAAATTTCTGGAACCGGTGGTGCCGAAGAGGGAAAAGCCTTTTTATTCCAGGGGACACTCCTGGTTGATTTTGATGTGGAGACGATGCTCCGGGTGCTCCGGGTGCCGATTGAAAAATTGAAAAAACATGAGATTGATTCGCTCAAAGAGCGTGTCACCTGTATAAAATGGGAACTAGGTTATACCCCGGATTTAAAAATGCTCAAAACCTTAATCCGCGAATGTTTTGCAACGCATTTCCGGATAGATCTGATTGAATCCGATCTCACGGAGATGGAGAAAAAATTATTACCCGAATATCTGAAAAAATTCCGCTCTGAAAAATGGCTGTATAAAGTGCGTATGCCGGTTTTTGAGCAGCCGGTAATCTATACCACTCAACTGAGCAAGGGTGGCAAGATAAAGGCTTTTTTCATCACCAACCTCCGGCGTCGACGTCTGCAGAGTCTCATCCTGATGGGCGATTTCTTTGCCTATCCATCCCGGGCACTATTTGATTTAGAATCCATTTTTAAGGATATGCCATTGGAACGGGAATTGATGATAAGAGAACTTAAAGATTATTTTCAAAATAATCCGGACATTTATCTACCTCAGGTCACACTTACCGATTTTTTAAAGATAATTGACAGCTTCTTTGAAAAATTGAAGATGATCGAAATCGGTTTCACACCCGAACAGTCCAATCACATCTTTCTCGTCAACGGCACATATGAAGAGATAATAAACCAGCGACCTCGGTATCTTCTTCTACCCTATTGCGCCAAATCGCCCACCTGTGTTTATCGTTATCAAAATTTCTGCACGGTCTGTGAAGGTTGTAGTGTGGGTGTCGCATATCAATTATCCCACGAGCACGATCTTTACCCGATAACCATCACCAGTTTTGAAGATTTAGTCCGAAAATTAAAGAAATTGAAATCCACAACCCGGCCAGCATATATCGGCTGTTGCTGCGAACAATTCTATATCAAACATCAGAAGACTTTTGAACAGACAAAAATCCCGGCTATCCTCCTTGACATCAACAGCGAAACCTGCTATGATTTAGGCAAAGCCACATTTGCATATAAAGGAGAATTTGAAAATCAAACCCATCTCAATATCGGGTTATTGGTGAAGGTGCTCAATGACTTATGATGTCGTCATCGTAGGGACAGGTCCAGCCGGAGCGGCTACTGCCCAAGTTTTAGCTCGGGAAAAATTGAGAGTCCTGATCATTGATAAAAAGAAAGAGGTGGGCATACCTGTCCAGTGTGGAGAATACATCCCCGCACTCCTTTTGCAGGAAATTGCGGTTTCAGACGATGCGATTGCGCAAAGAATAACCGGATTACGGGTTTATTTTCCTGACAATCAGGTATATGAATTTTCTGCACCCGGTTATTTAATCCATCGCTCAGTATTCGATAAACAATTGCTGGTCGATGCCCTCCAGCATGGAGCAATCCTCTGGTTAAAGACCGAATTTCTAAAGATTGAGCATGATAAAATCTGGTTAGCGAGAGAAGGTAAGATAGTCAAAATTGATGCGCGGATACTGGTAGGTGCGGATGGGCCTAATTCCAGGGTGAATCAGCTCATCAATGGCCGTTATAAAGATTATGTCATCGCCTATCAACAGGAACTCCCCCTGTTAAAAAACATGGATTATACCGAGGTCTATTTTGATCCAGCCTTATTTGGGGGCTATGGTTGGGTATTTCCTAAGAAAAGAACCGCAAATGTCGGTATAGGGGTCAAAACCGGACACCGGATAAAAGTTAAAGAACTATTCTCTCAATTTGTCGCGCGTTTGGTAAAAGAGAAAAAAGTTTTAGATAGCCCGGTCCGCATCACGACCGGGCTTATTCCAGTAGGTGGTCCGGTTCCAAAAACGGTTTGGAAGAATATCCTCCTTGTCGGAGATGCTGCTGGGCAGACCCACCCAATAACCGGTGCTGGTATTCCCCAGGCAGTGGTCTGCGGAAAATCAGCTGGCCGGGCAATAATCAAGGCTTTAAAAAACAACAACCTCGATTATCTGATCTCTTATGAGGATGAATGGCGACAGCGCTATTTTGCAGAACTGAACCGGGCGCTTCAAAAAAGAAAAAAAATGGAAGTAGAATGGGATAGACTCCATGAATTATTAAAAGTTTGCTGGGTTTCTTTTCCGGAATACTATGGATGAATTGAAAGATCTGGCTCATAAAGCCCGAGAGCTCTCCTACTCACACCATGGCCGGAAAATAACTTTCTATATTCCGGGGATGTTTTATTACAATGGAATCCGGGGCAATTTTCCTGCAATCTCAATCACCGGGCAATCCTGTCAGCTCCATTGTCACCATTGCCAGGGGAAATTGCTTCATACGATGATACCGGTTCGCGACTTTGATGAATTAATAGCGGTTGGTGAAAGACTGGCTAAAGACCAGGCTGTCGGGTTTTTGTTAAGCGGTGGCTTTGATACCAACCATACCCTGCCGATTAAAGAGTTTATCCCGGCAATTAAAAGGCTCAAAGAAAAGACCAATCTAAAAATTTCTCTACATTGCGGGATTCTTGATCCCGAAACCTGTTATCAGCTAAAAGACGCAGGTTTAGACCAAGCGCTCATCGATGTCATCGGTGCTGATGAAACAATCAGGCGGGTATACCATACAAAAATAAGTGTCAGGGAAATCTTCCAAACGATCGAAAATCTTCTCAATGCTCGCATAACAGTAATTCCTCATATCGTTATCGGTATCGATTATGGTCGAATCATCGGCGAGTACCGGGCGATAGACCTTCTCAGCATCCTACCGGTTGAAACCATCGTGCTCGTAAGCCTCATGCCCCTGCCCGGAACACCCATGGAAAAAGTCCAGACACCTTCTGCTGAGGATATCGCGCGCTTGATCATCTATGCACGCTTTAAGATGCCGCAGGTCGCTCTGGCACTCGGTTGTGCCCGGAAGCGGGGTGTTTCCGAGATAGATTTATGGGCATTAGAATGCGGAATAAATCGCATCGCCCTGCCGGCTGATGAAGCCGTAGCCAAAGCCCAGCACGATGACTTAGCGATTGAATGGGCGAAGATTTGTTGTTCGTTTTAGAAAGGGGTGGCAAATGAAAAAAGAAAGTCCAGGCTATGTCCGGATCAGCCAGGCCGCCGCCATGGTCTTAGGTTTTAAATATGGTCTTTTTTACCGTAATGCAAAATCACCCTGTATAAACATCCTCCTGACCTATGAGGGTGGTTGTGCAGGTAATTGTGCCTACTGTGGTTTATCCCTGAAAAGACCCGGTGGGTATAGTGAAAAAAGTTTCATCAGGGTGGCATGGGACAGTTATCCATTGACCAGCGTGATAGAACAGATGAAGGCAAAGATCGACTATATTAAAAGAATCTGCATCTCCATGATCACCAATCGCCGGGCAGTAAAGGATACCAAGGAAATCATAAAAATATTAAAAACCGAAACCCCTTTTCCCATTTCGGTGCTCGCGGCTCCGACCATCCTTAACTATTCGGATTTTGCAGAAATGAAGGAAGCCGGCGCAGACCGACTGGGCATTGCGGTTGATGCTGCTACTCCCCAGTTATTTGAAAAACTCCGCGGTCGAGGTGTTAATGGACCGCATGACTGGAATCGCTACTGGCAGGCACTTGCTGAAGCAGTCCAGGTCTTTGGCCGTAATCGGGTCGGAGTTCATCTGATCGTCGGACTCGGTGAAACCGAAAAAGAAATGGCTGCAACGATTCAGCATGCCCATGACCAGGGTATTGAAACACATCTTTTCAGTTTCTTTCCAGAACCGGATTCACTTTTAGCAAACCACCCTCAACCACCCGCAGGAACCTACCGCAGGATGCAACTCGCCCGTTATCTGATAAACAATAACCTTGCCCGCTACGAAGACTTTGCATTCAATGACCAGGACCAACTGATCTCTTTCAACATACCAGAAGATAAACTTTTAAGTATCATTGACTCGGGAAAGCCATTCATGACGAGTGGCTGCCCGGGTCTGGATGGTGAAGTTGCCTGTAACCGTCCATATTCGGACTCCCTGCCCGGTGAGGATATACGCAACTTTCCCTTTCTCCCAGAACAAGGTGATATAACCAAAATAAAAAATGAGTTGAAGAGATATGTATAACCAGGTCGATGAAAAACTGATCAACCGTCTCTGTACAATCGTGGGCAAGGAAAATGTGCTCACCGATCCTGAGGCGTTGGAAAACTATGCCCACGATGAAACCCCTCTCTACCATGAAATGCCCGAGGTAGTGGTAAAGCCAGTTTGCACCGCGGAGATATCCGAGATAATGAAAATTGCAAGTGAGAACCGCATCCCTGTTACTCCCAGGGGTGGAGGAACGAGTCTTTCCGCGGGTGCGGTCCCTTTGTATCATGGGATTGTATTATCTCTGGAGCGGCTGAATAAAATCAAAGAGGTTGATGAAGAAAATATGATGGTGCGCGTTGAGCCCGGTATCATCACCGGCATACTGGATCGGGACCTTCTCCCCTATAACCTCTTCTTTCCCCCTGATCCGGTAAGTCTCGATTCCTGTACCATCGGCGGAAATATCGCCGAATGCGCAGGAGGACCCCGAGCGATGAAATACGGTGTGACAAAAAATTACATCACCGGTTTGGAAATCGTTCTGCCTGACGGCGCAGTTATCCGATTGGGAGGAAAGATTTTAAAAAATGTGACTGGCTATGATTTGATCAGTCTCTTCATCGGTTCCGAAGGCACACTGGGCATCATCAGCGAGGCGACAATAAAAACATTGGTGCGCCCGGAAATCATCGTTGACCTTTATATTCCTTTTAAAACCCCAAACGATGCTACTGGATTTGCCTTAGAAGTCCTGCGCACTGGTCTTGATGTAACAGCCATTGAACTCATGGATGGAGAAGTGGTAAGACTGGTGGAGCGATATCTGGGTCGAGAAATTCCCCATAGTTCGCTTGACGGTCATACCATCGTGGAGATAGATGGCAACGATAAAACCTATTTGAAAAAAATCTGGGAAAGAATTGGTGATATCGCCTTGCGATTCAACGCCGCGGATGTGCTGGTAGCAGAATCAAGCCATGACCGGCAGCGGATATGGGAGATAAGAAGAAAGATTGGCGAATCCTTGAAGGCGTATACAAAAATCATCGCCCGCGAAGACCTGGTCGTACCTAAAAACAAAATCCCAATTCTCATCCAACAGTTGAAAGAATGCCTCAAGCGATTCCATACACGGCTTTATGCCTTCGGGCATCTCGGTGATGGCAATATACATACCGATGTCGGTTGTGACGATGAATCCCTCTTAACAAATCCCGATTTTCTCGGCCGGTTGCGCCGGAATATCTATGAGATAACGATCGCCTTGGGCGGGACCATCACCGCTGAACACGGCGTGGGGCTCTCCAAGATACCTTACCTCGGTCTTGCCCTTGATGAAAAAACACAGGCAATGATGTTGAGGATAAAAAGAGAGTTTGATCCGAACAATATCCTCAATCCTGGTAAAATCTTTCCGGCACAGACGAGCTG
It contains:
- a CDS encoding FAD-binding oxidoreductase, with the protein product MYNQVDEKLINRLCTIVGKENVLTDPEALENYAHDETPLYHEMPEVVVKPVCTAEISEIMKIASENRIPVTPRGGGTSLSAGAVPLYHGIVLSLERLNKIKEVDEENMMVRVEPGIITGILDRDLLPYNLFFPPDPVSLDSCTIGGNIAECAGGPRAMKYGVTKNYITGLEIVLPDGAVIRLGGKILKNVTGYDLISLFIGSEGTLGIISEATIKTLVRPEIIVDLYIPFKTPNDATGFALEVLRTGLDVTAIELMDGEVVRLVERYLGREIPHSSLDGHTIVEIDGNDKTYLKKIWERIGDIALRFNAADVLVAESSHDRQRIWEIRRKIGESLKAYTKIIAREDLVVPKNKIPILIQQLKECLKRFHTRLYAFGHLGDGNIHTDVGCDDESLLTNPDFLGRLRRNIYEITIALGGTITAEHGVGLSKIPYLGLALDEKTQAMMLRIKREFDPNNILNPGKIFPAQTS
- the mrdA gene encoding penicillin-binding protein 2, with the translated sequence MDPELKKYRFLQIAILLSFVLILFFSFKLQIFEGKYYHRLSEENRIKKKYIIAPRGNIYDRYGRVLANTRPAFYVSIIPALAEQKTITKIAQIFGIDTTEIKKKFKIEKNPYVAIKIVRDISFKQVSMIEEHRSELAGIEVGVEPVRNYPYADLFCHVLGYVSEITDVELKLMKEYKIGDYIGRTGIEEQYEKELSGKDGIDYVEVDVLGREVGKVAEYRPVPPVPGDDLYTTLDLELCDSTAQLLKPYPRAAVVALNPQNGEVYVLYSKPGYDPNRFVRGLKAAEWNALINSQDAPMFNRATMSCYPIGSTIKPFLALVALDKGLIEPKKRFEPCTGGLRLGNRIFGCWKIHGSLNLVEAITHSCDVYFYQLGKFLGIDNIAEILYELGFGQPTGIDLPQEKGGLIPDRNYLNKKYGRSWTEGHIYNLSIGQGDILATPLQLARAYTLFANQENVLVVPHLKLHQPPTIKKINKNIEALQTVREALHRVVLVGTGTLARVYGYEVSGKTGTAENPHGEDHALFVGYAPTEKPRILVCALVENAGHGGAVAAPLVGRIIKIFSEIEKRYSHETE
- a CDS encoding radical SAM protein is translated as MDELKDLAHKARELSYSHHGRKITFYIPGMFYYNGIRGNFPAISITGQSCQLHCHHCQGKLLHTMIPVRDFDELIAVGERLAKDQAVGFLLSGGFDTNHTLPIKEFIPAIKRLKEKTNLKISLHCGILDPETCYQLKDAGLDQALIDVIGADETIRRVYHTKISVREIFQTIENLLNARITVIPHIVIGIDYGRIIGEYRAIDLLSILPVETIVLVSLMPLPGTPMEKVQTPSAEDIARLIIYARFKMPQVALALGCARKRGVSEIDLWALECGINRIALPADEAVAKAQHDDLAIEWAKICCSF
- a CDS encoding radical SAM protein; protein product: MKKESPGYVRISQAAAMVLGFKYGLFYRNAKSPCINILLTYEGGCAGNCAYCGLSLKRPGGYSEKSFIRVAWDSYPLTSVIEQMKAKIDYIKRICISMITNRRAVKDTKEIIKILKTETPFPISVLAAPTILNYSDFAEMKEAGADRLGIAVDAATPQLFEKLRGRGVNGPHDWNRYWQALAEAVQVFGRNRVGVHLIVGLGETEKEMAATIQHAHDQGIETHLFSFFPEPDSLLANHPQPPAGTYRRMQLARYLINNNLARYEDFAFNDQDQLISFNIPEDKLLSIIDSGKPFMTSGCPGLDGEVACNRPYSDSLPGEDIRNFPFLPEQGDITKIKNELKRYV
- the rodA gene encoding rod shape-determining protein RodA, giving the protein MKQNDFRILFFSALISLIGLAMIFSTGGSNYLLKQTIWLVLGIFFSLLVSKFSVRFWSAFSFLFYLLCLLATGLVLFYASGYPRRWFNIGFFSLQPSEFTKIGTILFLASYLSERKKLEKFADFFIPLLIIALPSSLIFMEPDLGAAQIFFPIMCVMLFWAGMPFEKILIFFSPLISAFTSFSIYIWLGFMVIFGIFVYSRKKLTEILYHIIINPITGLITPLIWHSLKSYQQKRIIAFLSPWIDPKGISWQSIQSKIAIGSGQVLGKGFLSGTQKKLEFLPERHTDFIFSCIGEEFGLLGVLIVTFMYILLFYRLLRIAHETKHKFSSLVVIGILTWFWYQTFINIGMTLGILPITGVPLPFISYGGSSLLACFLAIGIVLSIQRGKY
- a CDS encoding biotin/lipoate A/B protein ligase family protein; protein product: MNEKKAWRFLDTGALSAAENMAIDAMLLELCAQDKIPNTIRVLQFYPPAVLVGFHQSIEQEVRMDYCRQMGIEINRRITGGGTVFFDRTQLGWEVIARKEFFNHHPPNTDLFKKLSQPIIQLLQSLGINARFRGRNDIEVNGRKISGTGGAEEGKAFLFQGTLLVDFDVETMLRVLRVPIEKLKKHEIDSLKERVTCIKWELGYTPDLKMLKTLIRECFATHFRIDLIESDLTEMEKKLLPEYLKKFRSEKWLYKVRMPVFEQPVIYTTQLSKGGKIKAFFITNLRRRRLQSLILMGDFFAYPSRALFDLESIFKDMPLERELMIRELKDYFQNNPDIYLPQVTLTDFLKIIDSFFEKLKMIEIGFTPEQSNHIFLVNGTYEEIINQRPRYLLLPYCAKSPTCVYRYQNFCTVCEGCSVGVAYQLSHEHDLYPITITSFEDLVRKLKKLKSTTRPAYIGCCCEQFYIKHQKTFEQTKIPAILLDINSETCYDLGKATFAYKGEFENQTHLNIGLLVKVLNDL
- a CDS encoding NAD(P)/FAD-dependent oxidoreductase, with product MTYDVVIVGTGPAGAATAQVLAREKLRVLIIDKKKEVGIPVQCGEYIPALLLQEIAVSDDAIAQRITGLRVYFPDNQVYEFSAPGYLIHRSVFDKQLLVDALQHGAILWLKTEFLKIEHDKIWLAREGKIVKIDARILVGADGPNSRVNQLINGRYKDYVIAYQQELPLLKNMDYTEVYFDPALFGGYGWVFPKKRTANVGIGVKTGHRIKVKELFSQFVARLVKEKKVLDSPVRITTGLIPVGGPVPKTVWKNILLVGDAAGQTHPITGAGIPQAVVCGKSAGRAIIKALKNNNLDYLISYEDEWRQRYFAELNRALQKRKKMEVEWDRLHELLKVCWVSFPEYYG